In Nonomuraea sp. NBC_00507, the following are encoded in one genomic region:
- a CDS encoding FAS1-like dehydratase domain-containing protein has protein sequence MSWAPHTVTTVETVEPHPVAALSALFDDGMPVIGPGDALSPLWHWVALARWPVSSVLGVDGHPARGSFLPPVELPRRVFAGGEVAFHAPLTVGATVRRESRVESVTEKSGRSGRLVVVVVATTLYDERDRLALEERQDLIYRDAVPVPFAADIEIPAAQVPAGPPLTRAGEWVWDLATDPTLLMRFSAATANPHRIHYDWPYATRVEGYPGLVVHGPLMTMALAEVLRLEKHDAPILRMRHRNRKPLFCGQPARLRRVGAAPLTLGLFGDDSGEPCSTLTIEGARHA, from the coding sequence ATGAGCTGGGCCCCGCACACCGTCACCACCGTCGAAACGGTCGAACCCCATCCCGTGGCGGCCCTGTCGGCGCTGTTCGACGACGGCATGCCCGTGATCGGTCCGGGAGACGCCCTGTCACCGTTGTGGCACTGGGTCGCGCTGGCCCGCTGGCCCGTCTCGTCCGTGCTCGGCGTGGACGGTCATCCTGCGCGCGGGTCGTTCCTGCCTCCGGTGGAGCTGCCGCGGCGCGTGTTCGCCGGCGGCGAGGTCGCCTTCCACGCTCCGCTCACGGTCGGTGCCACGGTCCGGCGCGAGTCACGGGTGGAGTCGGTCACCGAGAAGTCCGGGCGCTCGGGCAGGCTGGTCGTGGTGGTCGTCGCCACCACGCTGTACGACGAGCGCGACCGGCTCGCGCTCGAAGAACGCCAGGACCTCATCTACCGTGACGCGGTGCCCGTCCCCTTCGCGGCGGACATCGAGATCCCGGCCGCCCAGGTTCCGGCCGGCCCGCCCTTGACCCGGGCGGGGGAGTGGGTGTGGGATCTCGCCACCGATCCGACTCTGCTGATGCGCTTCAGCGCCGCCACGGCGAACCCGCACCGCATCCACTACGACTGGCCGTACGCCACCCGCGTCGAGGGGTATCCGGGCCTGGTGGTGCATGGGCCGCTGATGACGATGGCCCTCGCCGAGGTGCTGCGGCTGGAGAAACATGATGCGCCGATCCTGCGCATGCGGCACCGGAACCGCAAACCCCTGTTCTGCGGCCAGCCCGCCCGACTGCGCCGGGTCGGTGCCGCTCCGCTCACGCTGGGCCTGTTCGGCGATGATTCCGGCGAGCCCTGCTCCACGTTGACGATCGAAGGGGCCCGCCATGCGTGA
- a CDS encoding acyl-CoA dehydrogenase family protein — translation MSALNQDERDIVALTGAFVDERVRPRVRDYEAGDRATMALTEPGGGGGLQAMRTHAVAGGGDLLITGSKTWISNARHSIGLLCVTDQDKSPPTRA, via the coding sequence ATGAGCGCACTGAACCAGGACGAGCGGGACATCGTGGCCCTGACCGGTGCTTTCGTCGACGAGCGGGTCCGGCCGCGGGTGCGGGACTACGAGGCGGGGGACAGGGCCACGATGGCGCTCACCGAGCCGGGCGGCGGCGGCGGCTTGCAGGCCATGCGCACGCACGCGGTCGCCGGCGGCGGCGACCTGCTGATCACCGGGTCGAAGACGTGGATCTCCAACGCCCGGCACTCGATAGGCCTGCTGTGCGTGACCGATCAGGACAAAAGTCCTCCCACCAGGGCATGA